Below is a window of Flavobacterium sp. CFS9 DNA.
TATAGAAACAACAAATTAATCGAAGATCTTTTACAGATTTTAAATCCGTCAACACATCTTTGTATTGCAACAGACATTACATTGCCAACCGAGTTCATTAAAACGATGCGGGTTTCGGATTGGAAAAAACTAAAAATTGATATAGACAAACGTCCTACGATTTTTATCATTCATAAAATGTAATCATAATGAATAAATTTTTCCTTTTACTTCTGATCTGCTTTGCACAAGTTACATTTTCACAGACCAATAAAGAATCTGAGCAGACCACAACAAATTCTGTTTCAGACAACAATGAAATCTACAACATTGCAGGCATAGATGTTAAACCTGAATTCCCGGGCGGTATCATTCAATTTAATACTTTCCTGAGCAAAAATTTTATAAACCCTGCTGAAAAACCAACTCTCAAAGGAACGATCTATTTCACCTTCATCATTGAAAAAGACGGATCAATAAGTGACATAAAGATTATAAGAGATCTGGGATTTAAAACTGGAGATGAGGCAATACGTGTTTTAAAATCAGCTCCAAAATGGACACCCGGCAAGCATCAAAATAAAGTAATAAGAACTCTGAATACTGGCAAGATAAGTATCAACTAGACAGCACTTTTTTACATCACTCACAAGTTTTCCCTAATCAAACTTTATCATGAGTAAACTACCCAATGTAACCACCAGCATTTTCACTGTCATGTCAAAAATGGCAACGGAATACAACGCAATAAATCTTTCACAAGGATTTCCAAATTTTCCAGTTGATGAAAGACTGACCAATATCATTGCGAGATTAGCAAAAGAAAACGTGCATCAATATACTCCAATGGCCGGATTTCCTCCATTGATGGAGCAGATAGCGCAATTGGTTCAAAAATCCTATGACAGAACCATTCGCCCGGAAACTGAAATTCTGGTAACCGCGGGAGCCACTCAGGGAATTTTCACTACCATTTTGGCTTTGGTCAAAACCGGTGACGAAGTCATCATTCTGGATCCGAGCTATGATTCGTATGAGTCTCCTGTTTTATTGTGTAACGCAAAACCTGTTCGTGTTGCTTTAAACGACGATTATACCCCAAACTGGGAAACGATAGAAAAAACCTGTTCTTCAAAAACGAAGATGATTATCATCAACAATCCACATAATCCAACAGGTAAAATTTTAACTCAGGATGATTTTTCTCACTTAGAAAAACTATTATCCAAATATCCTGATCTTCTTGTTCTTTCTGATGAAGTTTATGAATACATTACTTTCGAGGAAAAACATATTTCAGCCCATACCAAAGATTTTCTTTTAAACCGTTGTATCATGGTTTCTTCTTTTGGGAAATCATTTCATATTACGGGTTGGAAAATTGGCTACACTGTTGCTCCCGAATATTTAATGAAAGAAATCAAAAAAGTACATCAATTTTTGGTTTTCAGTGTGAATAGCATTTCACAGGCTGCCATTAGCCAATATCTGGAGATCGTTGATGTCAATTTACTTGGAAAGTTCTATCAGGAAAAAAGGGATTATTTTCAAAAACTTCTTCAAAATAGTCGATTTGAATTGAAACCCTGCGAAGGCACTTATTTTCAGGTGGCTTCTTATGCTACTATTTCAAACGATGACGATGTCACTTTCTGTAAAAAATTAATCACAGAACATGGCGTTGCCACAATTCCGATTTCTACTTTTTATTCTGATCACAAAGATCAAAAGCTAATCCGCTTCTGCTTTGCTAAAGACAATTTTACACTGGAAGCAGCCGCAAAAAAATTGGGCAATATTTAAAGTTTATTAAAATTTTATAACATTATTATGCGTGCATCCTATTTATTTAATTAATATTGTAATAAAAAGAAATACATATGAGCTATACAGATAAAATGTTAAGAGATGATGCTTTAAAAGGCAAAGTCATTGTTGTTACAGGTGGAGGAAGCGGTTTAGGGAAAGCCATGACCAAATACTTCTTAGAATTAGGGGCTCAGGTAGCCATTACTTCTAGAGATTTAGAAAAGCTTAAAAACACTGCCGCTGAACTTGAAACTGAAACAGGAGGAAAATGTTTACCGCTTCAATGTGACGTTCGTCATTACGAAGAAGTTGAAAACATGCTTCAGGAAGTTTTAAAAACTTTTGGAAAGGTTGATGTTCTATTGAACAATGCTGCCGGAAATTTCATCTCACCAACAGAACGTTTATCTGCAAATGCTTTTGATACGGTTATTGATATTGTATTGAAAGGTACTAAAAACTGTACACTTGCCTTTGGAAAACACTGGATCGATACTAAACAAACCTCTGCTACGATTTTAAATATTGTAACGACTTATGCCTGGACAGGTTCAGCCTATGTAGTACCTAGCGCAACTGCAAAAGCCGGAGTACTGGCAATGACCCGCAGCTTAGCTGTTGAATGGGCAAAATATGGAATCCGCTCTAACGCCATTGCTCCGGGACCATTCCCAACAAAAGGAGCCTGGGACCGATTATTACCGGGGGATCTTGCCCAAAAATTCGATATGGCCAAAAAAGTGCCGTTGAAACGTGTTGGAGATCATCAGGAATTAGCTAATCTGGCTGCTTATTTAGTTTCAGATTTTTCAGCTTATATCAACGGAGACGTTATTACCATTGATGGTGGAGAGTGGTTAAAAGGTGCCGGACAGTTTAATCTACTGGAAGCCATCCCGGAAGAAC
It encodes the following:
- a CDS encoding energy transducer TonB encodes the protein MNKFFLLLLICFAQVTFSQTNKESEQTTTNSVSDNNEIYNIAGIDVKPEFPGGIIQFNTFLSKNFINPAEKPTLKGTIYFTFIIEKDGSISDIKIIRDLGFKTGDEAIRVLKSAPKWTPGKHQNKVIRTLNTGKISIN
- a CDS encoding methionine aminotransferase; amino-acid sequence: MSKLPNVTTSIFTVMSKMATEYNAINLSQGFPNFPVDERLTNIIARLAKENVHQYTPMAGFPPLMEQIAQLVQKSYDRTIRPETEILVTAGATQGIFTTILALVKTGDEVIILDPSYDSYESPVLLCNAKPVRVALNDDYTPNWETIEKTCSSKTKMIIINNPHNPTGKILTQDDFSHLEKLLSKYPDLLVLSDEVYEYITFEEKHISAHTKDFLLNRCIMVSSFGKSFHITGWKIGYTVAPEYLMKEIKKVHQFLVFSVNSISQAAISQYLEIVDVNLLGKFYQEKRDYFQKLLQNSRFELKPCEGTYFQVASYATISNDDDVTFCKKLITEHGVATIPISTFYSDHKDQKLIRFCFAKDNFTLEAAAKKLGNI
- a CDS encoding SDR family oxidoreductase, with translation MSYTDKMLRDDALKGKVIVVTGGGSGLGKAMTKYFLELGAQVAITSRDLEKLKNTAAELETETGGKCLPLQCDVRHYEEVENMLQEVLKTFGKVDVLLNNAAGNFISPTERLSANAFDTVIDIVLKGTKNCTLAFGKHWIDTKQTSATILNIVTTYAWTGSAYVVPSATAKAGVLAMTRSLAVEWAKYGIRSNAIAPGPFPTKGAWDRLLPGDLAQKFDMAKKVPLKRVGDHQELANLAAYLVSDFSAYINGDVITIDGGEWLKGAGQFNLLEAIPEELWDQLEMMIKAKKNK